The proteins below come from a single Aegilops tauschii subsp. strangulata cultivar AL8/78 chromosome 6, Aet v6.0, whole genome shotgun sequence genomic window:
- the LOC141026074 gene encoding uncharacterized protein gives MGFGYYDDQFQSPLSTISFINRYLEELDIASVRPNRATAPSVPIARQRKWIPPSGNAAKLNVNGGISLGDKGVAAAVARDKSGHFLGASALVIIGLVNPASLEAHACSEALALAQDLHL, from the coding sequence ATGGGTTTTGGTTACTATGATGATCAGTTTCAGAGTCCATTGTCTACTATATCCTTCATCAATAGGTACCTTGAGGAGCTGGACATTGCTTCTGTTCGGCCGAACCGCGCCACAGCTCCGTCTGTACCGATAGCTCGGCAACGGAAGTGGATTCCCCCTTCAGGTAATGCGGCAAAACTGAATGTCAATGGGGGTATCAGTCTGGGAGACAAAggagtagcagcagcagtagccCGCGACAAGTCTGGACATTTTCTTGGTGCATCGGCTCTTGTTATTATAGGACTTGTCAACCCAGCCAGTCTTGAGGCGCACGCATGCAGCGAGGCACTTGCCCTCGCTCAAGATTTACACCTCTAG